In a genomic window of Caloenas nicobarica isolate bCalNic1 chromosome 1, bCalNic1.hap1, whole genome shotgun sequence:
- the GPA33 gene encoding cell surface A33 antigen yields MKRLWLFVFSAILVTAHALTVEAPTKEVQVAQGNDVTLGCNFKTDATIDSADIVVWSNIKTAVDVVTRYFDGLVQYGKGYEDRIQFSGDLNKKDISITIKAVTMEDNGTYVCSVRLRHDPPRQAATVGLFVLVAPSKPECKILGTAEYGQTINLTCTSHEGSPKPKYTWQSFNVQNEPRPLQTTQGEQITLKNISADTSGFYICTSTNIVGKEFCNMTVSVLPPSMNIALYAGIIGGVVAAIIVIGIVVYFCFCREEMNKDYEMTEREDRNEPTTEQPTTNQRAEDEVEDE; encoded by the exons ATGAAAAGACTCTGGCTGTTCGTTTTCAGTGCAA TTCTGGTGACTGCTCACGCCCTCACTGTGGAAGCACCTACCAAGGAAGTACAAGTGGCACAAGGGAACGACGTTACTCTCGgctgtaattttaaaactgatgcTACTATTGACTCAGCAGACATTGTGGTCTGGAGTAACATCAAAACTGCG GTTGATGTTGTCACTAGGTATTTTGATGGACTCGTACAGTATGGCAAAGGCTATGAAGACCGTATACAGTTTAGTGgtgatttaaacaaaaaagacatCAGCATCACCATCAAAGCAGTGACCATGGAAGACAATGGGACATATGTATGCAGTGTTCGTCTACGGCATGACCCCCCCAGGCAGGCTGCAACCGTGGGTCTTTTCGTCCTTG ttgCACCATCCAAGCCAGAGTGCAAGATTTTGGGGACAGCAGAATATGGACAGACAATCAATCTGACCTGCACTTCTCATGAGGGCTCCCCAAAGCCCAAATATACTTGGCAAAGCTTCAATGTACAAAATGAGCCCCGTCCACTACAAACAACACAAG GGGAACAAATAACTCTGAAGAACATCTCGGCAGATACCTCTGGCTTTTATATCTGCACTTCAACAAACATCGTGGGAAAGGAATTTTGCAACATGACAGTCAGTGTTCTGCCAC CTTCCATGAACATAGCTCTTTATGCTGGCATCATCGGTGGGGTTGTTGCTGCAATTATAGTTATTGGTATTGTAGtctatttctgcttctgtcGGGAGGAAATGAACAAGGACTATGAGATGAC